AATGCCAGAAAACTGTCGTTGACATCCACAAACTGCCCGCCCAACAGGGTGGTGATGCTGATCGCCTGCGGGCTGGCGCGGAAAGCTTTGCTGAACAGCTCCTCCGAACGCCGCAGCGCCTCCTCGGCCTGTTGCCGGTGGGTTACATCCAACACCAGTGAGGAAACCCCCACTACGCGCCCATCAATGGTAACCAGCGGCGTGTTGAACCACTCACAGATGATGGTGGCGCCGGTCTTGGTCCGGTTTTCATGCACCACCCGTTTGCCCCCCCGCCCGGCCAGCAAATCCTCCCACAACCGCTTCACATTCTGCCGGGCGCTTTCAGGAAAAATTAAATCCGTGGCGTGCTTGCCTATCGCCTCGCTTTCGGTGTAACCAAAAATCCGTTCGGCTGATGGATTCCAATTAATCGCCTGAAACTCCAAATTCCAGTCAATCACGCCCAGCGGCGTTTGCTGCACGTGCATAAGCAGCTTTTGCTGCGAATTACGCAAAGCTTCATCGGCCCGCTGCCGCTCAAGGTTTTCCTTGCGCAGCAATTCATTAGCCTGCACCAGCGCGGCAGTGCGCTCGGCGACGCGCTGCTCCAATTCATCGCGCGCTTTTTGCAGCTCCTGTTCGCGTGCTTGTATCTGGGTAAGCATCCAATTAAAACTCCCGACCAGATGCCCCAGATCATCATCGCTGCTTTTCATGACCCGCAGCGAGTAGTTCTGGTTGGCAGCCACTTCATTGGCCACCCGCGCCAGGTCCAAAATGGGTTGTGAAATCAACCGCTGAACCCGCAGTGCCACCAAGGCCACCAGAAGAGTTAATGCCCCCAAAACCCCTCCCAAAACCTTCCAGAACTCTGCTGATACACGAGCTGGCTCCCCTTTCAAGTACACCGTGCCCCGGCGCTCATTTTGAAACAAAATCGTCTCGGCTACCGCCACGCCATCCGGGTCAAACCACACCGACCCTCCCTGCGGCTGCGCCGGAAAATTGTAACCGTGAACATCACCGCGGGTGTAGGTGGCAAAGGGCCGCCCATCCTGGGCATAAAGCCGGGCGGCGATGAAGCGGCGATCCACCTTGAGGCTGTCCATCAAATCGCGCACAACGCCGGGGTCATCGGCCACCAGGGCCGCGATGCTGCTATTGCCGATGAAACGGGCGTGGGTTTGCAGTTGATGCACCAGGTCCGACCGTGCCTGGTTATTGAGATAGATGACCAACGCCACCGCCGCCAATAAAAGGGCGGCCACGCTGCTCAACGTGATGATCAGCGTCAACTTGCGCTGGATTGAGCTGCCACCCAAAGCAAACATGCCGTCAGCCTTTTGACCGGCGGTTCTGGCGCCAAGGTAAAGGAATCACGGGGCTGACCATGCCCCAAACCCGCCGTAAAAGCAAGCCATCTCCCTCGTCCGGCTCTTGGAAATGTGCTCGTCCTCGGCACGGAACATTACATGCCGGCAAGACGGCCCTTCGCCTCATTCCTTGCCAGATGTCCTTGCCGTGCCCCCGGCTTTTCATTATTCTAAACTCAACCGGTTGGCTGTCCCGAGCAATCATTATGAATAAAACCATTTTTGAGAAAATTGCGGCCCGTGAGATTCCGGCGGATATTGTGTACGAAGATGACTTGGTGGTCGCCTTCAAGGACATCCATCCCCAGGCCCCAACCCATGTTCTGCTGGTTCCACGCAAACCCATCCCGCGCATTAACGAGGCTACCACTGAAGACCAGGCCTTATTGGGACACCTCCTGCTAAAAGCGGCCGAGGTTGCGCGCCGTTTGGGGCTGGACCAACGCGGCTATCGGCTCGTCATCAACAACGGCGCTGAAGGCGGCGAATCGGTCCCCCATTTGCACTGCCACATTCTGGGCGGCCGCCACATGCGCTGGCCACCGGGCTAAGCCAGGACGCAGTTATGCACAAGTTGCCTGCTTCGCCCTGGCCCGGACTGTTTCAGAAGGCCTTCGCCGTTTTAGGCCTTGGTTTTGGCCTGTTCATTGGCAGCGCCGCGCCTGCCTATCCAAATTTCTGGTTTAGTGACTCATCCCGTCTGGGACGTCCTTTTGCCAAAGACCCCAGTGTCATTCGGTTTGGCGGTCGCTATTTAATGTACTTTTCACTGCCTCCCTTCGCGCCGGAACAGGCTCCCGCCCCTGCTCCCCGCGGCTGGAGCGTGGGCATAGCCGAAAGCCCTGACCTGCGGCAATGGCGCAAGGTGGCTGAATTATGGCCGGAACAAGAATGTGACCAAAATGGACTGTGCGCTCCAGCCGCCCGGGTGTGGGAAGGGCGGGTTCACCTGTTTTACCAAACCTACGGCAACGGGCCGCGCGATGCTTTATGTTATGCCGTTTCCCGGGATGGCATACATTTCCAGCGCCATCCCGAAAATCCAATCTTTCGCCCGACCGGCGATTGGAACAACGGTCGGGCCATTGATGCCGAACCCTTGATTTGGCGCAATCAATGGTGGCTCTATTTCGCGACTCGCGACCCTTTCGGCCGTACTCAAATGCTGGGAGTTGCCACCGCCGACTTGCGCCGCCCCATAAGCCGCACCTCCTGGAAACAGCAAGGCAGCGGACCCCTCCTGCGGCCGGAATTGCCGTGGGAAACCCGCTGCATTGAGGCCCCTTCCATCATTATACGCGGCGAAACACTCGTCATGTTCTACGCCGGTGGATATAACAATGACCCTCAACAAATTGGGGTGGCCGTCAGCCAGGATGGGGTGCATTGGCAACGGCGGTTCACCGAGCCTTTCCTCCCCCATGGACGGTCGGGCACATGGAACGAAAGTGAAAGCGGACATCCGGGCATTTTTGAAGATGACGATGGACGCACCTACCTCTTTTTCCAGGGCAATCCTGACCGCGGGCGCACGTGGATTCTTTCCGCAGTGGAAGTGGGCTGGGACAAGGAAGTCCCCCGCTTGCTGCGTCATTCCACCAAATTTCCCCAAGTACCTTAGGGTTATCGCTATATCCCCGTAGCCAGATGCCGCTGTCCCGCACTGTTCCCCCCAGGCATCCCCCCCGGCAGCCTCGAATAAATTGGGTTTTATTTTGCCGCAATTTTGCCAAAGTAACTGCGTGATTAACGGCACTCAACAAAGCGAGCCTCCCCTTCAGCGACTGGACCCACGAGTAATCCGGTTGTGGCGGATTAGTCAGGCCATTAACGGCGCGTTTTGGTTGACGGGGGCACTGGTGGCCGCAGTGGTGCTTGCCTGGAATCGGGTTTTGTCTCCGCCACTGGCAATCCTCCTGGTGGCCTTGGTCTTTGCCTCGCGGGTCTTTTTGTTCTTATGGTATCCGCCCAAAGCCTACCAGCACTGGGGTTACCGGCTGGATGGAATGGTGCTCGAAATTCACTTTGGCATCTGGTGGAAGACCATTCAATTGCTGCCCTTGTCCCGCCTGCAGCATGTGGATTTGCACGCGGGGCCGCTGGAGCGCGCCTTGGGTTTGGCCACTCTTACGCTTCACACCGCCGGCACCCATGATGCCGTACTGGTCATTCCAGGCTTGGACGCGGCGCAAGCCGCACGCCTGCGAGACGAATTAGTGGTCAAAGGAGGTGACGATGGCGTCTGAACCGGAAAACACGGGAGCTCCCATCCCTAATTTGCCCCCCGTGCTGCCCCCGGCCTTGCCGCCGGTCATTCCGCCCCCGCCCCCACCCACCGGCACCGTGCCTGGCGATGGCTCACTAGCGGCCCTGGTGGAGGGCAGGCTGCATCCCTTCACCCTCCTGCTTACGATCGGCCAAGCCATCCGCAATTTTTTCATACCGCTGGTGATTGTGCTGTTTCTCGGCCGCCGCACCGAGGGAACGTTCCTTTTTTGGATTGCGCTCATGGTGGGCTTGTCGTTGACCTATTCCCTAATCCGGTATTTCACCTTTTCCTACCGCATCACATCCCACGAACTCATCACCACCCAGGGGCTGCTGGGCCGCTTGGAACGCAAAATCCCGCTCTCCCGCGTGCAAGACGTACGCATCGAGCAATCCTTGGTTCAGCGCCTGCTGGGCGTCGTGGAGCTGCAAATTGAAACCGCCGGCGGCCAGGGCGCAGAAGCCAACCTATCCGTCCTTGCGCTGGGAGAAGCGGAAAAATTGCGTGCGCTCATCCTGACGCATGCTGGGCGGGCAGTTCCCGCTCCGGCCGCCGCGGAAAGCCCCAGCCAGGCTGTCATGCCGTCCGAAGAAATTTTACGGCGGTTGACCTTGGGGGATTTGGTGCGCGCGGGTTTGACGTCTAATTATATTGCCTCGGCGTTGGTGGTGCTCCTGGTGGTCTGGCAACAATTGGATGACTTGCTGCCGGAGAGTGTCTATCAGCAGCTTGGCCGCTTTCTCGAACAATCTGTGAATCAAGCTGCCACCACCGGCCAGGGTTTTTCGTGGACCGCAGCTCTGATTCTGGCGCTGACCTTGCTCAGCGTGGGTTTGGTATTTTCCGTGGCCGGTTCCATCATGTTATTTTACGGGTTCACCCTGAGCCGATGTGGCGAGGACCTGCGACGCACTTACGGCTTGTTTACCCGACGCTCCTCCAGTCTGCCCCGCCGGCGCATTCAAGTGCTGCGTATTGATGAACCGTGGCTGCGTCGTTGTCTGGGACTGGCTACGCTCAGAGCGGATACCGCAGGAAGTGCCCCAGGCGAAGAAGAAGAGGAAAAAAGCGGTCATGACGTCCTGCTGCCTGTGACTCGGCGCAATGAACTGGAGCCCCTGTTGCCAGCTATTTTGCCTGTTTTGGTCGGCGAACCTCAGACGCCCTGGCGCAGGGTCTCCCCTCGCGCCATTCGCCGCGGCACCCTCAAAGGAGCGTGGATGGTACTTTTATTGACCACGGCCGCCTGCCTGGTATGGCAGAGCTGGGCGGGCCTGTGGCTGCTAGGCTTTCTTCCCGTCGTTTATGGCCTGAACGTCCAGGCCTATCGGCATTTGGGCTATCGCTTGGGAGAGTTCTTTTTCTGGAGCCGCCAAGGCTGGCTCAGCCGTAAGACCTGGATTGTGCCCCTGCGCAACGCCCAGACGGTCATCCTGCATCAAAACCCCCTGGACCGCTGGCATGGCGTGGCCAGCATTCGCGTGGATACCGCCGGCCAGACTTCTACCGGCGGGGGGCCGCATTTGCACAACGTCCCTGCCGACGAAGCCCTGGAATTGGCGCGTGCCCTGGCCCAGAAAGCCT
This is a stretch of genomic DNA from Fontisphaera persica. It encodes these proteins:
- a CDS encoding PH domain-containing protein yields the protein MINGTQQSEPPLQRLDPRVIRLWRISQAINGAFWLTGALVAAVVLAWNRVLSPPLAILLVALVFASRVFLFLWYPPKAYQHWGYRLDGMVLEIHFGIWWKTIQLLPLSRLQHVDLHAGPLERALGLATLTLHTAGTHDAVLVIPGLDAAQAARLRDELVVKGGDDGV
- a CDS encoding PH domain-containing protein yields the protein MLPPALPPVIPPPPPPTGTVPGDGSLAALVEGRLHPFTLLLTIGQAIRNFFIPLVIVLFLGRRTEGTFLFWIALMVGLSLTYSLIRYFTFSYRITSHELITTQGLLGRLERKIPLSRVQDVRIEQSLVQRLLGVVELQIETAGGQGAEANLSVLALGEAEKLRALILTHAGRAVPAPAAAESPSQAVMPSEEILRRLTLGDLVRAGLTSNYIASALVVLLVVWQQLDDLLPESVYQQLGRFLEQSVNQAATTGQGFSWTAALILALTLLSVGLVFSVAGSIMLFYGFTLSRCGEDLRRTYGLFTRRSSSLPRRRIQVLRIDEPWLRRCLGLATLRADTAGSAPGEEEEEKSGHDVLLPVTRRNELEPLLPAILPVLVGEPQTPWRRVSPRAIRRGTLKGAWMVLLLTTAACLVWQSWAGLWLLGFLPVVYGLNVQAYRHLGYRLGEFFFWSRQGWLSRKTWIVPLRNAQTVILHQNPLDRWHGVASIRVDTAGQTSTGGGPHLHNVPADEALELARALAQKASALRYRW
- a CDS encoding histidine triad nucleotide-binding protein, with protein sequence MNKTIFEKIAAREIPADIVYEDDLVVAFKDIHPQAPTHVLLVPRKPIPRINEATTEDQALLGHLLLKAAEVARRLGLDQRGYRLVINNGAEGGESVPHLHCHILGGRHMRWPPG
- a CDS encoding family 43 glycosylhydrolase; its protein translation is MHKLPASPWPGLFQKAFAVLGLGFGLFIGSAAPAYPNFWFSDSSRLGRPFAKDPSVIRFGGRYLMYFSLPPFAPEQAPAPAPRGWSVGIAESPDLRQWRKVAELWPEQECDQNGLCAPAARVWEGRVHLFYQTYGNGPRDALCYAVSRDGIHFQRHPENPIFRPTGDWNNGRAIDAEPLIWRNQWWLYFATRDPFGRTQMLGVATADLRRPISRTSWKQQGSGPLLRPELPWETRCIEAPSIIIRGETLVMFYAGGYNNDPQQIGVAVSQDGVHWQRRFTEPFLPHGRSGTWNESESGHPGIFEDDDGRTYLFFQGNPDRGRTWILSAVEVGWDKEVPRLLRHSTKFPQVP